The nucleotide window AAATGATTTAACTTGTTTCCAATGAAATATTAGTTAGTTTGATTTGATAGTTATGTTTGGTGGTTATTAGTGGTTGAAACTGGTTTTTCAAAACATATTAGTGATGCTGGAGATCTTCTTGATATTGATAAAGCGATTGTGGATAGAGTTATTAAGCCTGAGAGAGTTTTAGAAAGTTATGTATCGGTCGTTGTAGATGGTGAAGCTAAGAACTTCCGTTGTATAAGGTGTCAACATTCCTCTTTATTAGGACCTTATAAAGGTGGTATTCGTTTTCATCCAGAAGTCACTCTAGAAGAGAGTTTAGAGTTGGCTCAAACCATGACATTTAAAAACGCGGTTGTTGACGTGCCTTTTGGAGGGGCTAAAGGAGGGGTTGTCTGTAACCCTAAAGAGATGAGTGAAAAGGAATTAATGGAGCTATCTCGGAAATACATAGAGAGTTTAAATGATTTTATTGGGCCTGAAAAAGATATACCGGCTCCTGACGTAAACACTGGACCTAAGAATATGGCTGTTATGATGGATAGTTATTCCGAGTTGGTTGGCAAAAACGTTCCTGCAGTAGTTACTGGAAAACCGGTTGAAGTAGGAGGTACCGAGTTAAGGAGTGGTGCAACAGGTCGTGGAGTAGCAACTGTGTACCATGAATACATACAAGATCATGGTTATTCAATAAACGATGTTGATGTAGCTATTCAGGGATATGGTAAGGTTGGACAGGTGGCTGCAGAACTTATAGATAGTTATGGTAGTAATGTGGTTGGTTTAAGCGATTCAACTGGAGCAATAATAGATGAAAACGGCCTACCAACCACTGAAATCAGGGAGTGGAAAGAAAAAACAGGCAGCGTTATTGGTTTCAATGAAACAA belongs to Methanonatronarchaeum sp. AMET-Sl and includes:
- a CDS encoding Glu/Leu/Phe/Val dehydrogenase, which codes for MVETGFSKHISDAGDLLDIDKAIVDRVIKPERVLESYVSVVVDGEAKNFRCIRCQHSSLLGPYKGGIRFHPEVTLEESLELAQTMTFKNAVVDVPFGGAKGGVVCNPKEMSEKELMELSRKYIESLNDFIGPEKDIPAPDVNTGPKNMAVMMDSYSELVGKNVPAVVTGKPVEVGGTELRSGATGRGVATVYHEYIQDHGYSINDVDVAIQGYGKVGQVAAELIDSYGSNVVGLSDSTGAIIDENGLPTTEIREWKEKTGSVIGFNETTEITNKELLTLDVDVLIPAALANAINKEIADQIQAEVIIEAANNPITPTADKILNEKNHTIIPDILANAGGVTASYLEWVQNMQHHSWSQEKLVNELDTKMKTAYQNVKKTKTKKPKTHSYRESAIQMALQKLTKTLKLRKPIFK